In Corynebacterium occultum, a single genomic region encodes these proteins:
- a CDS encoding fumarylacetoacetate hydrolase family protein has protein sequence MKLGRIAVATPDGEQLRVVAAEPETDRVIDLARAYSLALQKKGATAERASEIGRSVFPGSLSRGISAGDAFLDLAHTALSAADDASLPLGEVEWRAAVDPPVIRDGLTFGTHIENYFKNVAKTKPVRAVYERPGFFKGSTATVYGNNQVIPYPNISEKLDYELEIGYIVGKPGRNLTPEESMKHVFGITIFNDWSLRDVQALEGPIGMGAQHSKDFAYSIGPWITTMDEISSIEGLKGQVRVNGEVWSDTRVENFVYTPAELVAYVSIFDGLQPGDLIGSGTMGFGAGVELNRFLQPGDVVELDLEGVGTLRNPVAEEKETPPWWPAPRPYPFDDEDN, from the coding sequence ATGAAACTGGGACGCATTGCAGTAGCCACACCCGATGGTGAGCAGCTCAGGGTAGTCGCGGCTGAACCCGAGACCGATAGAGTCATCGACCTCGCTCGGGCCTACTCGCTGGCCCTCCAGAAAAAAGGTGCCACTGCCGAACGCGCTAGCGAAATAGGACGGAGCGTATTCCCGGGCAGTTTGTCACGAGGAATTTCCGCCGGCGACGCCTTCCTAGACCTGGCCCACACGGCGCTTTCCGCCGCCGATGATGCCTCGCTTCCCCTGGGGGAAGTCGAGTGGCGGGCCGCCGTGGATCCGCCGGTGATCCGCGATGGCCTCACGTTCGGAACCCATATCGAGAACTACTTCAAAAACGTGGCGAAGACTAAGCCCGTTCGAGCGGTGTACGAGCGACCCGGGTTTTTCAAGGGATCAACGGCGACCGTGTACGGAAACAATCAGGTCATCCCCTACCCCAACATCTCGGAGAAACTCGATTATGAACTAGAAATTGGCTACATCGTGGGCAAACCGGGAAGAAACCTGACTCCCGAGGAGTCCATGAAGCATGTTTTCGGCATCACTATCTTCAATGACTGGAGCCTTCGGGATGTCCAGGCGTTGGAGGGCCCCATTGGTATGGGTGCCCAGCACAGTAAGGACTTCGCCTACAGCATCGGCCCCTGGATCACCACGATGGATGAGATCTCGTCCATTGAAGGACTCAAAGGCCAGGTACGGGTCAACGGCGAAGTCTGGTCAGATACGCGAGTCGAAAACTTCGTTTACACCCCTGCGGAGCTGGTCGCCTACGTCTCCATCTTCGATGGTCTTCAACCTGGAGATCTCATCGGCTCCGGCACCATGGGCTTCGGTGCTGGCGTCGAACTCAATCGCTTCCTGCAACCCGGCGATGTAGTCGAGTTGGATCTTGAAGGGGTGGGCACGCTACGCAATCCGGTCGCAGAGGAGAAGGAAACACCCCCTTGGTGGCCAGCTCCACGGCCTTATCCCTTCGACGACGAGGACAACTGA
- a CDS encoding cupin domain-containing protein: protein MTRPPVRRVVTGHNDTGQAIILSDGPAPNSFESDAIPGFGATVPWWTPDGEIDHVRDIDPASADAEIPSFPGPGETTFRIADFPPDSVYPDEAESAIFDQLDGHDEAEAGNKHSDGKHFWFHRTDSLDYAVVLDGEITLLVDDGEATLRAGDVAIQRATSHAWSNRTNKTARVLFVLIGTPPLSAAEIAEQRRASLGVGTS from the coding sequence ATGACCAGACCACCTGTACGCCGGGTTGTCACCGGACACAATGACACCGGTCAGGCGATCATTCTTTCCGATGGCCCCGCCCCGAATAGTTTTGAATCTGATGCGATCCCGGGTTTCGGCGCCACTGTGCCCTGGTGGACACCGGATGGCGAGATCGACCACGTGCGAGATATTGATCCCGCCAGTGCGGACGCTGAGATACCGTCTTTTCCAGGCCCAGGTGAAACCACGTTCCGGATCGCGGACTTTCCCCCGGACTCCGTTTACCCGGATGAAGCTGAATCTGCAATTTTCGACCAACTCGATGGTCATGATGAGGCAGAGGCGGGAAACAAGCACAGCGACGGTAAGCACTTCTGGTTCCACCGCACCGATTCCCTCGACTACGCCGTCGTGCTTGACGGTGAGATCACCCTGCTCGTCGACGATGGGGAAGCCACCTTGCGGGCGGGAGATGTGGCTATTCAGCGGGCCACCAGCCACGCCTGGTCCAACAGAACTAACAAGACAGCACGCGTGCTATTCGTTTTGATCGGCACACCACCCCTCTCAGCAGCGGAGATTGCTGAGCAGCGCCGTGCTTCTCTGGGGGTAGGAACATCATGA
- a CDS encoding acetoacetate--CoA ligase: MIINPHAAFGEVIWAPGQETIDASALKRFIPFLRGHGIIIGDTYDEVWQWSVDEPEQFWSLFAEFSGVQLGGPVTQVCTTDQMPHTQWFPGRSINFARHLLDGREGMALLAVSEDGQQKEITWETLRDEVAALAHHLRTIGVTAGDRVVAILPNVAEAVVGFLATSSIGAVWSICAPEFGPRAVISRFAQLEPKVVIAAPGYMLSGKDRDCQAALAEILAGLSTLEQVIWVDEHTTVMPPASSVPAVDWQQAIATSADLIYTDVDFNHPLWVLFSSGTTGKPKGIVHGHGGALLELLKMLTFHTELQPGDRYLNVASTSWVLWNALVGALGVGATAVLVDGNPTYPSVDRVWEIAADTETSALGVSAGFIHACAKADLRPGGVHNLSRLQCLQVTGSPLSVDGFRWVYSHVGDVWLASMSGGTDIVSVFVGGTSTLPVHAGFIQVSALGVRVESWDEQGVPTSAKGELVVTQPIPSMPLYFWGDDDNSRYYDSYFSTYPGVWRHGDIIEFTDSGILIHGRSDSTLNRNGLRLGSADIYTVVEALPEVAEAMVVGAEIGSENYYMPLFIRMAPDVEYEDAREAIITAIRLHLSPRYLPDDIVAMRAIPHTKTGKKLEVPVKRLIQGDSLGQVVDLGAVDDPALIKEYASFAQQWKTALNTV, translated from the coding sequence ATGATCATCAATCCTCACGCCGCCTTTGGTGAAGTCATCTGGGCACCAGGACAGGAAACCATCGATGCGTCCGCCCTGAAACGTTTCATCCCCTTCCTCCGGGGCCATGGCATCATCATCGGTGACACCTATGACGAGGTATGGCAATGGTCAGTCGATGAACCGGAGCAGTTCTGGAGTCTTTTCGCTGAATTCTCCGGTGTTCAGCTGGGTGGGCCGGTTACTCAGGTGTGCACCACGGATCAGATGCCCCACACACAGTGGTTTCCGGGACGCTCCATCAACTTCGCTCGTCATCTGCTCGACGGTCGAGAGGGTATGGCGTTGCTCGCAGTCTCCGAGGACGGTCAACAGAAGGAAATTACGTGGGAAACCCTACGGGACGAGGTGGCCGCCCTCGCCCATCATCTGCGGACTATCGGGGTAACGGCCGGTGATCGTGTGGTGGCGATCCTTCCCAATGTGGCAGAAGCTGTCGTAGGTTTTCTTGCCACGTCCTCTATCGGGGCGGTGTGGTCGATCTGCGCACCGGAATTTGGGCCCAGAGCCGTGATTTCCCGTTTTGCCCAGCTCGAACCAAAGGTTGTCATTGCCGCCCCTGGTTACATGCTCAGTGGCAAAGACCGAGATTGTCAGGCGGCATTGGCTGAAATCCTGGCCGGGCTTTCCACCCTTGAGCAGGTCATCTGGGTTGACGAACATACCACGGTGATGCCACCCGCATCATCGGTCCCCGCCGTAGATTGGCAACAGGCGATTGCCACATCTGCCGACCTCATCTACACGGATGTCGATTTCAATCATCCATTGTGGGTGCTGTTCTCATCTGGAACCACAGGAAAACCGAAGGGCATCGTGCATGGTCACGGCGGTGCTCTTCTCGAATTGCTCAAGATGCTCACCTTTCACACCGAGCTCCAACCGGGAGACCGTTACCTCAACGTCGCCTCCACCAGCTGGGTTTTGTGGAACGCCCTGGTAGGCGCCCTGGGCGTAGGAGCTACTGCCGTCCTTGTCGACGGTAATCCTACCTACCCTTCAGTAGACCGTGTCTGGGAAATCGCCGCGGACACTGAGACATCTGCACTTGGAGTCAGCGCCGGCTTCATCCACGCCTGCGCTAAAGCTGACCTGAGACCGGGGGGTGTTCATAACCTGTCACGACTTCAGTGTCTTCAGGTTACTGGTTCACCGCTGTCAGTCGATGGATTCCGATGGGTGTATTCCCATGTCGGCGATGTCTGGCTTGCCTCAATGAGTGGAGGTACCGACATTGTGTCGGTTTTCGTGGGCGGAACTTCCACGCTTCCAGTCCACGCCGGGTTCATCCAGGTATCTGCCTTGGGAGTTCGCGTGGAATCGTGGGATGAACAGGGCGTTCCCACGTCGGCCAAGGGCGAACTCGTCGTCACCCAACCTATCCCGTCGATGCCCCTGTACTTCTGGGGAGATGATGACAATTCCAGATATTACGACAGCTATTTCTCGACCTACCCAGGGGTATGGCGGCATGGAGATATCATCGAATTCACTGATTCCGGGATTCTCATCCATGGCCGGTCTGATTCCACGCTGAATCGCAACGGACTGCGGTTGGGATCTGCTGATATATACACCGTGGTTGAAGCGCTACCTGAGGTGGCGGAAGCCATGGTGGTGGGTGCGGAGATCGGTTCTGAGAACTATTACATGCCGCTGTTTATACGTATGGCGCCCGATGTCGAATATGAAGATGCCCGAGAGGCGATTATCACCGCGATCCGCCTTCACCTCTCACCCCGGTACCTGCCTGATGACATCGTGGCGATGCGGGCTATTCCCCACACGAAGACAGGAAAAAAGCTCGAGGTTCCCGTTAAACGGCTGATCCAGGGAGATTCTCTGGGGCAGGTGGTTGATTTAGGCGCAGTCGATGACCCTGCGTTGATCAAAGAGTACGCCAGCTTCGCCCAGCAATGGAAGACCGCATTAAACACCGTCTGA
- a CDS encoding SDR family NAD(P)-dependent oxidoreductase — protein sequence MTGIGGGMGRVTARLFAREGATVIGCDLDSDSAAETVRLVEADGGSIESSAPVDLSDRNDIDKWISETISRHGRIDVLYNNASLPRFAPFAETSTEDYLFTIQNELHLVWHACQAAWPHLAEVGGAIVNIGSGAGFQGVRSLPQSAHAAAKGAVLGLTRQLAAEGVASGIRVNCVSPGVMATPPVLAMFKEFGDNAPVAPIIERTIDGKPGDPHAVAYAGLYLASDEAKWVTGSHLVVDGGASAIM from the coding sequence TTGACCGGAATCGGCGGTGGAATGGGACGGGTGACCGCGCGCTTATTCGCGCGCGAAGGTGCCACCGTAATAGGCTGCGACCTCGATTCAGATAGCGCAGCGGAAACAGTCCGTCTTGTGGAAGCAGACGGTGGTTCGATCGAATCAAGCGCTCCAGTGGATTTGAGTGACCGAAATGATATCGATAAGTGGATTAGTGAAACCATCTCACGTCATGGCCGGATTGATGTGCTCTACAATAACGCCAGCTTGCCGCGATTCGCCCCATTCGCGGAGACCAGCACCGAAGATTACCTGTTCACAATTCAGAATGAACTGCACTTGGTGTGGCACGCCTGTCAAGCGGCGTGGCCGCATTTAGCCGAAGTAGGCGGTGCGATCGTAAACATCGGATCGGGTGCTGGTTTTCAGGGCGTCAGGTCTTTGCCGCAGTCTGCCCATGCGGCCGCAAAAGGCGCGGTCCTCGGCCTGACCCGGCAGCTAGCAGCTGAAGGAGTCGCCTCCGGGATCCGCGTCAATTGTGTGAGTCCAGGGGTCATGGCGACGCCGCCGGTACTGGCGATGTTTAAGGAGTTCGGTGACAACGCCCCGGTGGCACCGATCATCGAGCGCACGATTGATGGAAAACCGGGAGATCCCCACGCTGTCGCCTATGCAGGCCTTTACCTCGCCTCTGATGAAGCGAAGTGGGTTACAGGGTCTCACCTTGTCGTGGACGGTGGGGCCAGCGCAATCATGTAG
- a CDS encoding FAD-binding oxidoreductase, with protein sequence MSTNPVTDTRPIPPGVTEAELDRALAAFAAAIGAEKVADDPSFRQDFQDPYQVPGTAQNLPSAAVSPTSVEDVQAIVRIANEYRIPLWPIGRGKNNGYGGAAPQVRGSVMVSFRNMNRVLEINEELGYAILEPGVSWHDLHAAIEGGGHNLAASIVDVGWGGVVSNTLDHGLTYMPYSIDQASHCGFEVVLPNGDLMRTGSGAMDNNPTWPLYKRGLGPTSTEMFMQSNYGIVTKMGYWLMPKPEVYMPLWLRCWDDSKMPDLVDALRELMLAGTIDMRPQLSNTLIMASMMTNRAEWYDGPGPIPEDIIEKMSKELGLGRWMMRFALYGDEAVVDHNFAKIKARFSRIPGVEISGEKYGADQWETLPNPHEQIMIGVPNDDLYKMASWSGGEEGGHVDFSPVIPLTAQHAKAAQNLMKEMCAEAGFDYLGGMLPINGRSTTFINVIPFDTKDPEQVAKAYEGAKKMVAKAGKLGYGEYRAHLSFMDLAADQFGFNDHAQRRFNETIKDTLDPNGIIAPGKSGIWGSRLREAGFPQS encoded by the coding sequence ATGAGTACTAACCCCGTAACCGACACCCGTCCGATCCCACCGGGGGTTACTGAGGCTGAGCTTGACCGTGCCTTGGCGGCATTCGCCGCTGCGATCGGTGCAGAGAAAGTCGCCGATGACCCCAGCTTTCGACAGGATTTCCAGGATCCCTACCAGGTACCTGGTACAGCTCAGAATCTGCCTTCTGCGGCCGTCAGCCCCACCAGTGTCGAGGATGTCCAGGCCATTGTGCGTATTGCCAATGAGTACCGCATCCCGTTGTGGCCCATCGGTCGTGGCAAGAACAATGGGTACGGGGGGGCCGCACCACAGGTACGTGGCTCGGTGATGGTCTCCTTCCGGAACATGAACCGCGTCTTGGAGATCAATGAGGAGCTCGGTTACGCGATCCTTGAACCGGGTGTGAGCTGGCACGACCTGCACGCTGCCATCGAGGGTGGTGGGCACAACCTGGCGGCTTCCATCGTTGATGTCGGCTGGGGAGGGGTTGTCTCCAACACGCTGGACCACGGATTGACGTACATGCCGTATTCCATTGACCAGGCATCACACTGTGGTTTTGAGGTGGTGCTCCCCAATGGCGATCTCATGCGCACCGGCTCGGGAGCAATGGATAACAATCCCACCTGGCCGTTGTACAAGCGCGGTCTCGGTCCCACCTCCACTGAGATGTTCATGCAATCGAACTACGGCATCGTCACCAAGATGGGCTACTGGCTTATGCCGAAGCCCGAGGTCTATATGCCACTATGGTTGCGGTGTTGGGATGACTCGAAGATGCCCGATCTTGTCGACGCGCTGCGCGAACTTATGCTCGCCGGAACGATTGACATGCGCCCACAGTTGTCCAACACCCTCATCATGGCTTCGATGATGACCAACCGAGCAGAGTGGTACGACGGGCCCGGCCCCATACCCGAGGACATTATCGAGAAAATGTCTAAGGAGCTGGGACTCGGACGTTGGATGATGCGGTTTGCTCTCTATGGCGACGAAGCTGTGGTCGATCACAACTTCGCCAAGATCAAGGCGCGGTTCTCTCGGATTCCGGGCGTGGAGATTTCAGGAGAGAAGTATGGCGCAGACCAGTGGGAGACGCTGCCGAACCCCCACGAGCAGATCATGATCGGTGTGCCGAACGATGATCTCTACAAGATGGCCAGCTGGTCCGGTGGAGAAGAAGGCGGCCATGTCGACTTCTCCCCGGTGATCCCGCTGACGGCTCAGCACGCGAAGGCTGCACAGAATCTGATGAAGGAGATGTGCGCAGAGGCTGGGTTCGATTACCTCGGTGGGATGCTTCCGATCAACGGGAGGTCGACCACGTTTATCAATGTGATCCCGTTCGACACCAAGGACCCGGAGCAGGTCGCCAAGGCCTACGAGGGGGCGAAGAAGATGGTTGCTAAGGCGGGCAAGCTCGGTTACGGGGAATACCGAGCCCACCTGTCGTTTATGGATCTCGCGGCGGATCAGTTTGGCTTCAATGATCATGCGCAGCGGCGATTCAATGAAACCATCAAGGACACACTTGACCCCAACGGGATTATTGCCCCCGGTAAGTCCGGTATCTGGGGGAGTCGACTGCGGGAAGCGGGTTTCCCCCAGTCTTGA
- a CDS encoding helix-turn-helix domain-containing protein, translating into MDTVLDTRLIHPDDRQNYWSTGISMHFFPICIETVGTPLLEAHLSGGQIGPVGIRFIRGRPHRVARTASMVAASDPECILLYLLIGGSIRLEQDNRSCVLQPGDLACHDTSRPSAFESHDTFEVLMFSVPKWFIGLSTPNITRYTATRMARDDGHLPRLVAPFLVNLARTVAGNESLSSRDSEASAEMLVSMLRSIYAEPTPLEGRSHPDVLLVQMQQYALDRLHIPSLGPDSIAQAHFVSTRYVHKLFATSGTSASAWIRERRLEAAAQELRESPAMTISVIATKWGYRNPGSFSRAFREMYGCSPRDLRQSQVPGKNSRPLRGARAS; encoded by the coding sequence ATGGACACTGTCCTAGATACCCGGTTAATACATCCAGACGATCGACAAAACTACTGGTCAACTGGTATTTCCATGCATTTTTTTCCGATATGCATCGAAACTGTGGGTACGCCGCTGCTGGAAGCGCATCTGTCCGGTGGCCAGATCGGCCCGGTGGGGATCCGGTTCATCCGTGGTCGCCCACATCGTGTTGCCCGGACGGCCTCGATGGTTGCGGCCTCCGACCCGGAGTGCATTCTTCTCTATCTTTTAATCGGGGGATCGATTCGCCTCGAGCAAGATAATCGCAGTTGCGTGCTTCAACCTGGCGACCTCGCTTGCCATGACACCTCACGTCCCTCGGCATTCGAGAGCCACGATACGTTCGAGGTGCTCATGTTTAGCGTCCCCAAGTGGTTCATCGGGCTGAGCACCCCCAACATTACCCGATATACCGCGACACGTATGGCACGGGACGACGGACACCTTCCCCGGTTGGTCGCCCCATTTCTCGTCAATCTCGCCCGGACGGTAGCGGGCAACGAAAGTCTGTCGAGCCGAGATAGTGAGGCTTCGGCAGAAATGCTGGTGTCCATGCTTCGCTCCATCTATGCCGAGCCAACACCCCTGGAGGGGAGATCTCACCCCGACGTTCTGCTCGTCCAGATGCAGCAGTACGCTCTCGATCGTTTACATATTCCTAGCCTCGGCCCCGACAGTATCGCTCAGGCCCATTTCGTCTCTACTCGCTACGTACATAAACTGTTCGCAACCTCAGGTACCAGCGCGTCAGCATGGATTCGAGAACGCCGGCTTGAAGCTGCCGCTCAGGAGTTGCGAGAATCGCCCGCCATGACCATCTCCGTGATCGCAACGAAATGGGGGTACCGGAATCCTGGCAGTTTCAGCAGAGCATTTCGCGAGATGTACGGTTGCTCCCCGCGGGATCTTCGCCAGTCACAGGTACCAGGGAAAAACTCTCGCCCCCTGAGAGGGGCGAGAGCTTCCTAG
- a CDS encoding NADH:flavin oxidoreductase has protein sequence MSGQFRSAAEVLGSSWKIDGLEIKNRYVVGPMAVLQPTVDGHASDQTIAFLTRRAKGGAGLIIVGGTVATEGGYLEAPFQPILRFDRDEFVPSLTRLVDAVHAYDVPLFAQIFPSFGAMGVPEDGRPTRAASPKPVRMAAPRLPAGLYIPGGRTNPTPVEITKEEILEVQRQTVAAVLRAKKAGFDGVELGAHMRYLYSSFFSPRTNWREDEYGGSPENRARILTDTVRAIRAEVGPDYPVGVRMSANDHLDDGQGPEEFAEVATVIAKEGLGYIALTDGNYESMDHNVSSESGSMIDHGEPQAFRAALSDVPLLLSSTYIPQHGAEAIAAGYGDGIMLARQMLADPDFPNKVLEGRDDEIIWCDHENSCLRRLILNVPVRCHKNPETGREAILSGVREPISVKVKRPVQDLLITITGSETLMGVADKMASSRKASATTQ, from the coding sequence ATGTCTGGTCAGTTCCGTTCTGCGGCCGAAGTACTAGGTAGTTCGTGGAAAATCGATGGTTTGGAGATCAAAAACCGTTATGTAGTCGGACCGATGGCCGTGCTTCAGCCCACGGTAGATGGCCACGCCAGTGATCAGACGATTGCTTTTCTCACGAGGCGGGCCAAAGGTGGGGCTGGCCTGATTATCGTTGGTGGAACCGTGGCGACTGAGGGAGGGTATTTGGAAGCGCCCTTCCAGCCGATCCTGCGATTTGATCGGGATGAATTCGTCCCCAGCCTGACACGCTTGGTTGATGCCGTCCACGCTTACGATGTCCCCCTCTTTGCACAGATTTTCCCGAGTTTTGGAGCGATGGGAGTCCCCGAGGACGGCAGGCCGACTCGTGCTGCAAGTCCAAAACCGGTGCGTATGGCTGCACCCCGGTTGCCTGCTGGCCTCTATATTCCTGGTGGGCGAACCAATCCAACTCCTGTGGAAATCACCAAAGAGGAGATCCTTGAGGTTCAGCGGCAGACAGTAGCTGCGGTCCTTCGTGCAAAGAAAGCCGGATTCGACGGCGTAGAACTTGGCGCCCACATGCGTTACCTCTATTCCTCCTTCTTCTCCCCACGGACGAACTGGCGCGAAGACGAGTACGGCGGAAGTCCGGAGAATCGCGCCCGTATTCTTACTGACACTGTCCGTGCAATTCGAGCCGAGGTCGGCCCTGATTACCCGGTAGGTGTGCGAATGAGCGCAAACGATCATCTAGACGATGGCCAAGGACCCGAGGAATTTGCCGAGGTGGCAACCGTCATTGCGAAGGAAGGGCTCGGATACATCGCACTCACTGATGGCAACTACGAGTCCATGGATCACAATGTCTCCTCAGAGTCCGGGTCGATGATTGATCATGGCGAGCCACAAGCATTCCGCGCAGCTCTTTCAGATGTTCCTCTCCTGTTGAGCAGTACCTATATCCCGCAGCACGGTGCTGAGGCAATCGCAGCTGGTTATGGCGACGGGATCATGCTGGCTCGCCAGATGCTCGCCGACCCCGACTTCCCCAACAAAGTTCTGGAAGGGCGCGACGATGAGATCATCTGGTGTGACCACGAAAATTCATGCCTTCGTAGGCTCATCCTCAATGTTCCTGTGCGGTGCCACAAAAACCCTGAAACGGGACGGGAAGCAATCCTGTCAGGCGTAAGGGAGCCCATTTCTGTCAAGGTCAAACGACCCGTTCAGGATCTCCTCATCACCATCACTGGATCAGAGACCCTCATGGGTGTCGCCGATAAGATGGCATCATCTCGGAAAGCCTCAGCTACGACACAATAA
- a CDS encoding SLC13 family permease has product MTAIITREAPQSQGIPKKRPYTARGLALAAGPALALLTFVLLPDSLAMEPRLLAGVAILMAVWWMTEAIPIPATSLLPVILFPVLGIAEVGPTAAPYANSIVFLILGGTLLGLGVQKWELHRRIALITISFFGTKPPQIIFGLMVSSAFISAWVSNTATAVIMIPIALSIIKLVNEASGRTNVKFAASALLGVAYAITIGGFATLIGQPVNPLLVAYLQETFDITISFGHWMLLGIPFSVIFLVAAWFVLTFLVYRVKSNIVEGGSELFRNELTSLGKTSQEEKKVIAVFLIAVFGWLILPFIARIPQVAEALPFLGRIEDASIAVFVGFLLFLIPTSSEGKAKSGDKSILVWKDAVDLPWGVLLLIGGGMALSTQITGTGLAAWIGEQMSGLGGLPPFAILMVVTLVLILITELTSNTATAAAFFPVMGALAVGIGIDPLLMTVVVSMAIMCAFMLPVATPSNAVAFATGELPIRQMVRTGIWMNMLGLIITAAATVTLVPLVFGVSL; this is encoded by the coding sequence ATGACTGCAATAATCACCCGCGAGGCCCCCCAGTCTCAGGGCATCCCGAAGAAACGGCCCTATACCGCACGCGGGCTTGCCTTGGCCGCAGGGCCGGCCCTCGCCCTCCTCACCTTTGTGCTCCTGCCCGACAGTCTGGCCATGGAACCTCGTCTCCTGGCGGGCGTAGCCATCTTAATGGCGGTGTGGTGGATGACCGAGGCCATTCCGATTCCCGCCACGTCCCTCTTACCGGTCATCCTCTTCCCGGTTCTAGGGATTGCCGAGGTGGGGCCGACAGCCGCCCCCTACGCCAATTCGATCGTCTTCCTCATTCTTGGCGGCACCCTCCTGGGTCTGGGGGTTCAGAAATGGGAACTTCACCGCCGTATCGCGCTGATCACCATCAGCTTTTTTGGGACCAAACCCCCGCAGATCATTTTCGGGCTCATGGTGTCGTCTGCCTTCATCTCTGCCTGGGTTAGCAATACGGCTACGGCCGTGATCATGATTCCCATTGCCTTGTCCATCATCAAACTGGTCAATGAGGCGTCGGGGCGAACCAATGTTAAGTTCGCGGCTTCTGCCCTGCTGGGTGTGGCCTACGCCATCACTATCGGCGGATTCGCCACGCTGATCGGCCAGCCAGTCAACCCCCTGCTTGTGGCTTACCTACAAGAGACCTTCGACATCACCATTAGCTTCGGCCACTGGATGCTGCTGGGAATTCCTTTCTCCGTCATATTCCTCGTCGCAGCATGGTTCGTGCTGACGTTCCTGGTCTACCGGGTCAAATCGAATATCGTGGAGGGTGGAAGCGAACTGTTCCGCAACGAACTGACCTCCCTCGGCAAGACCAGTCAGGAAGAAAAGAAGGTCATCGCAGTCTTCCTGATTGCCGTCTTCGGCTGGCTGATCCTGCCCTTTATCGCTCGCATTCCCCAGGTCGCCGAAGCACTGCCCTTCCTGGGGCGCATTGAAGACGCGAGCATCGCCGTCTTCGTCGGTTTCCTTCTCTTCCTCATCCCCACCTCCTCGGAAGGGAAAGCGAAGTCAGGAGACAAATCAATCCTGGTATGGAAAGACGCCGTGGATTTGCCCTGGGGAGTCCTTCTTCTCATCGGCGGGGGCATGGCCCTGTCCACCCAGATCACCGGCACTGGCCTCGCCGCCTGGATTGGTGAGCAAATGAGCGGCCTGGGTGGGCTTCCCCCCTTCGCCATCCTCATGGTGGTTACGCTGGTCCTGATTCTCATCACCGAGTTGACCAGTAACACGGCAACAGCAGCAGCATTCTTCCCCGTCATGGGCGCACTGGCCGTGGGTATCGGTATTGATCCCCTCCTGATGACCGTAGTCGTTTCAATGGCCATCATGTGCGCCTTCATGTTGCCTGTCGCAACTCCCTCAAACGCCGTTGCCTTCGCCACCGGAGAGCTTCCTATCCGGCAAATGGTACGGACAGGCATCTGGATGAACATGCTGGGACTGATCATCACCGCCGCCGCCACCGTGACCCTGGTACCCCTCGTCTTCGGGGTCTCCCTCTAA